A single Actinomadura algeriensis DNA region contains:
- a CDS encoding ABC transporter ATP-binding protein gives MLEITGLTHSYSGDHGVLDGLDLTVADGELLSIVGPSGCGKSTLLRCIAGLIQPTSGKLVLNDKPINGVPDDLAVVFQDYSRSLFPWLTVRDNVALPLRRRGKSRAERRAAAQEALESVGLEDAGKKYPWQLSGGMQQRVSIARALAYRPSLLLMDEPFGSVDAQTREDLEDLVLKVHRDAKMTILLVTHDIDESVYIGDRVVVLNRSPARVHADLPVDLPLDRDQIETRALPDFIHLRAEVGRLVRGGATIPGAAPATGKGADKETDDPASKVSE, from the coding sequence ATGCTCGAGATAACCGGTCTGACGCACTCCTACTCCGGCGATCACGGGGTCCTGGACGGCCTGGACCTCACGGTCGCCGACGGCGAACTGCTCAGCATCGTCGGCCCCTCCGGCTGCGGCAAGAGCACCCTGCTGCGCTGCATCGCCGGACTCATCCAACCCACCAGCGGGAAACTCGTCCTCAACGACAAACCCATCAACGGCGTCCCCGACGACCTCGCCGTCGTCTTCCAGGACTACAGCCGATCCCTGTTCCCCTGGCTCACCGTCCGCGACAACGTCGCACTACCACTACGACGCCGCGGCAAGTCCCGCGCCGAACGCCGCGCCGCCGCACAAGAGGCCCTGGAATCGGTCGGCCTGGAAGACGCAGGCAAGAAATACCCCTGGCAACTGTCGGGCGGCATGCAACAACGCGTCTCCATCGCCCGCGCACTGGCCTACCGGCCCTCCCTGCTCCTCATGGACGAACCCTTCGGCTCGGTCGACGCCCAAACCCGCGAAGACCTCGAAGACCTCGTCCTCAAAGTGCACCGCGACGCCAAAATGACCATCCTGCTCGTCACACACGACATCGACGAAAGCGTCTACATCGGCGACCGCGTCGTCGTCCTCAACCGCTCCCCCGCACGCGTCCACGCCGACCTCCCCGTCGACCTCCCCCTCGACCGCGACCAGATCGAAACCCGCGCCCTCCCCGACTTCATCCACCTGCGAGCCGAAGTCGGACGCCTCGTCCGCGGCGGCGCCACGATCCCCGGCGCCGCACCCGCCACCGGCAAAGGCGCCGACAAGGAAACCGACGACCCCGCCAGCAAGGTCTCCGAGTAA
- a CDS encoding metallophosphoesterase family protein, whose product MRAEESDGSSGMAEGEGNSRTSEAGAGWGCKRPGTFHELLPERVPDFSWRRPRVLWRSRNDVIAKWFGDPSGVIRRRCVTALRERGTPAAFTVHRPKPEFSFVLLGDTGEGDRSQYAVVPPMLNAAAGADFMVIASDVIYPAGEAGDYPERFFRPYKDFPGPVYAVPGNHDWYDGLRGFLHVFCGLDMDCSPPKWGGPFGWLAGALWRKAGEVDAEALVEARRTYRGAAGQRTGQPGPYWVIDTPSLRIVGVDTGIEGGIDRDQGEWLREVSGGPKPKLLVTGKPLYVDDEHHPCPIEGGGTVDEIVRDPAHNYVAAIGGDIHNYQRYPVSRGDGRTLQYLVAGGGGAFMHATHTIPRTRHVPEGEFRCYPLRGDSLSRYSRLYGRWLHLPKLFDLTPEEATAAVRRRLGIEPGRGYEAREVSLRARFVAFALGVPRGDRRRRGALRLPVRKLPQRFRSELADWDEPPFFKSFLRLDVTAEELRIRCHAATGCGDHEAFPPVEDEVRIPLR is encoded by the coding sequence GTGCGTGCTGAGGAATCGGACGGTTCGAGCGGCATGGCGGAGGGCGAGGGGAACTCGCGGACGTCCGAGGCCGGGGCCGGGTGGGGGTGCAAGCGGCCGGGCACCTTCCACGAGCTGCTGCCCGAGCGGGTGCCGGACTTCTCGTGGCGGCGGCCCCGGGTGCTGTGGCGGTCCCGCAACGACGTGATCGCGAAGTGGTTCGGGGATCCGTCGGGGGTCATCCGGCGGCGGTGCGTCACGGCGCTGCGGGAGCGGGGGACGCCCGCGGCGTTCACCGTGCACCGGCCGAAGCCGGAGTTCTCGTTCGTCCTGCTGGGCGACACCGGGGAGGGGGACCGGTCGCAGTACGCGGTGGTGCCGCCGATGCTGAACGCGGCCGCGGGGGCCGACTTCATGGTCATCGCGAGCGACGTCATCTACCCGGCCGGTGAGGCGGGCGACTATCCGGAGCGGTTCTTCCGCCCGTACAAGGACTTCCCGGGGCCGGTGTACGCGGTGCCGGGGAACCACGACTGGTACGACGGGCTGCGGGGTTTCCTGCACGTGTTCTGCGGGCTCGACATGGACTGTTCGCCCCCGAAGTGGGGCGGGCCGTTCGGGTGGCTCGCGGGGGCGCTGTGGCGCAAGGCCGGGGAGGTCGACGCCGAGGCGCTCGTGGAGGCGCGGCGAACGTACCGGGGCGCGGCCGGGCAGCGGACGGGACAGCCGGGGCCGTACTGGGTGATCGACACGCCGTCGCTGCGGATCGTGGGCGTCGACACGGGGATCGAGGGCGGGATCGACCGCGATCAGGGGGAGTGGCTGCGGGAGGTGTCGGGCGGGCCGAAGCCGAAGCTCCTGGTCACGGGCAAGCCTCTGTACGTGGACGACGAGCACCATCCGTGCCCGATCGAGGGCGGCGGGACGGTCGACGAGATCGTCCGCGATCCGGCGCACAACTACGTGGCCGCCATCGGGGGCGACATCCACAACTACCAGCGGTACCCGGTGAGCCGGGGGGACGGACGGACGCTGCAGTACCTCGTCGCGGGGGGCGGGGGCGCGTTCATGCACGCCACGCACACCATCCCGCGGACGCGTCACGTGCCGGAGGGCGAGTTCCGCTGCTATCCGCTGCGGGGGGACTCCCTGTCGCGTTACAGCAGGCTGTACGGGCGCTGGCTGCACCTTCCGAAGCTGTTCGACCTCACGCCGGAGGAGGCGACGGCGGCGGTCCGGCGGCGGCTCGGGATCGAGCCCGGCCGGGGGTACGAGGCGCGCGAGGTGTCGCTGCGGGCACGGTTCGTCGCGTTCGCGCTGGGGGTGCCGCGCGGGGACAGGCGGCGGCGGGGGGCGTTGCGGCTGCCCGTCCGGAAGCTGCCGCAGCGGTTCCGGTCGGAGCTGGCGGACTGGGACGAGCCGCCGTTCTTCAAGAGCTTCCTGCGGCTGGACGTCACCGCGGAGGAACTGCGCATCCGCTGCCACGCCGCGACCGGGTGCGGCGATCACGAGGCGTTCCCGCCGGTCGAGGACGAGGTGCGGATCCCGCTGCGGTGA
- a CDS encoding bifunctional 3'-5' exonuclease/DNA polymerase, protein MAAAMGAGGGGVLRPLAEDGTPAGPARDVPDLVAAIGAQERAGAPRWVWPSTARLYPRLLDAGVRVARCHDLELVENLLLGHAGRYGEPRSVASAWARLHGAPVPPDPAPVRETTQASLFGGSGDEAPDDLDRIVEVHAAQRRAMAGLEGFGLLAAAESAGSLVAVELGHDGLPWSAGEHDALLTELLGPRPSGGLRPRRLQDLADRIGAAFGPRVHVNPDSPAQILKAFAAAGLPVPSTRAHVLKKIDHPAVPLLLEYKELARLHTAHGWAWLDTWVRGGRFRAEYVVGGVVSGRWATSGGGALQIPRVLRRAVVADPGWRLVVADAAQLEPRVLAALAGDRAFADAAAHGDLYAALADAFTADPGGLAARDKAKIALLSAMYGGGTGEAVQLLAVLKNRFPDAFGYVEAAARAGERGALVRSLLGRTCPPPSAGWRALTSDDGGARELRGRGRFTRNFVVQATAADWALALLGALRRRLTELGPPRLVFFQHDEVIVHAPAGQAEAAADAVRAAADEARRLLFGGTPVVFPMEIAIVDRYSEAK, encoded by the coding sequence ATGGCGGCGGCCATGGGGGCCGGTGGCGGGGGAGTGCTGCGGCCCCTCGCCGAGGACGGCACGCCCGCGGGGCCCGCGCGGGACGTGCCCGATCTGGTCGCCGCGATCGGGGCGCAGGAACGGGCCGGGGCGCCGCGGTGGGTGTGGCCGTCCACGGCGCGGCTGTACCCGCGGCTGCTGGACGCCGGGGTGCGGGTGGCCCGCTGCCATGACCTGGAGCTCGTCGAGAACCTGCTGCTCGGGCACGCCGGACGGTACGGCGAGCCGCGGTCGGTCGCGTCGGCGTGGGCGCGGCTGCACGGCGCGCCCGTCCCGCCCGATCCGGCGCCGGTGCGGGAGACGACGCAGGCGTCCCTGTTCGGCGGCTCCGGCGACGAGGCGCCGGACGACCTCGACCGGATCGTCGAGGTGCACGCGGCGCAGCGGCGCGCGATGGCCGGGCTGGAGGGGTTCGGGCTGCTCGCGGCGGCCGAGTCGGCGGGTTCGCTGGTCGCGGTGGAGCTGGGGCACGACGGGCTGCCGTGGTCGGCCGGGGAGCACGACGCCCTGCTGACCGAGCTGCTCGGGCCGCGGCCGTCGGGCGGGCTGCGGCCCCGCCGGCTCCAGGACCTCGCCGACCGCATCGGCGCCGCGTTCGGTCCGCGGGTGCACGTCAACCCCGACTCGCCCGCGCAGATCCTGAAGGCGTTCGCGGCGGCGGGGCTGCCGGTGCCGTCGACGCGGGCGCACGTGCTGAAGAAGATCGATCACCCGGCCGTGCCGCTGCTGCTGGAGTACAAGGAGCTCGCGCGGCTGCACACCGCCCACGGGTGGGCGTGGCTCGACACGTGGGTGCGCGGCGGACGGTTCCGCGCGGAGTACGTGGTCGGCGGCGTGGTGTCGGGACGGTGGGCGACCAGCGGGGGCGGCGCCCTGCAGATCCCGCGGGTGCTGCGGCGGGCGGTGGTCGCCGACCCCGGATGGCGGCTGGTCGTCGCGGACGCCGCGCAGCTGGAACCGCGCGTCCTGGCGGCGCTCGCGGGCGACCGCGCGTTCGCCGACGCCGCCGCCCACGGCGACCTGTACGCCGCGCTCGCGGACGCGTTCACCGCCGATCCGGGCGGTCTCGCCGCCCGGGACAAGGCGAAGATCGCGCTGCTGTCGGCGATGTACGGCGGCGGGACGGGCGAGGCCGTGCAGCTGCTCGCGGTGCTGAAGAACCGGTTCCCCGACGCGTTCGGCTACGTCGAGGCGGCCGCCCGCGCGGGCGAGCGGGGCGCGCTCGTCCGGTCCCTGCTCGGCCGGACGTGCCCGCCGCCGTCCGCGGGCTGGCGGGCGCTGACCTCCGACGACGGGGGCGCGCGGGAGCTGCGCGGCCGCGGCCGGTTCACCCGCAACTTCGTCGTGCAGGCGACGGCGGCCGACTGGGCGCTGGCGCTGCTCGGCGCGCTGCGCCGCCGGCTCACCGAGCTCGGCCCGCCCCGGCTGGTGTTCTTCCAGCACGACGAGGTGATCGTGCACGCGCCCGCCGGGCAGGCCGAGGCGGCGGCGGACGCGGTGCGGGCGGCGGCGGACGAGGCGCGCCGCCTGCTGTTCGGCGGCACGCCCGTCGTGTTCCCCATGGAGATCGCGATCGTGGACCGGTACTCCGAGGCGAAATGA
- a CDS encoding DUF4234 domain-containing protein, with the protein MSYPQQGQGQPQQYQGGYAPAPAPQQAPVAAGSGANMKRRNPVGAWLGLPIITFGIYGLVWFFKVHAELYRYDRRVGDSALNALLSMFFGFLTFGIWPLVMWVKLGGRIAQAQRAAGLPATCSGGLGFLLGIIGFGVLYYQIQLNKVVDRYGGTPPEQQVSLVA; encoded by the coding sequence ATGAGTTACCCCCAGCAGGGGCAGGGCCAACCGCAGCAGTACCAGGGCGGCTACGCGCCCGCCCCGGCGCCGCAGCAGGCGCCCGTCGCCGCGGGCAGCGGCGCCAACATGAAGCGCCGCAACCCCGTCGGGGCCTGGCTCGGCCTTCCGATCATCACGTTCGGCATCTACGGCCTGGTGTGGTTCTTCAAGGTCCACGCGGAGCTGTACCGCTACGACCGGCGGGTCGGCGACTCCGCCCTCAACGCGCTGCTGTCGATGTTCTTCGGCTTCCTCACCTTCGGCATCTGGCCGCTGGTGATGTGGGTCAAGCTCGGCGGCCGCATCGCGCAGGCGCAGCGCGCGGCGGGCCTGCCCGCGACGTGCAGCGGCGGCCTCGGCTTCCTGCTCGGCATCATCGGATTCGGGGTGCTGTACTACCAGATCCAGCTCAACAAGGTCGTCGACCGCTACGGCGGGACGCCGCCCGAGCAGCAGGTCTCGCTCGTCGCCTGA
- a CDS encoding flavin-dependent oxidoreductase, giving the protein MRVLIVGAGIGGLTTALSLHETGIEALVVDAVRDLRPLGVGINLLPHAVRELTELGLGGELAEIGIPTAEMVHFDRYGGRIWGEPRGRDLGYNWPQYSVHRGELQMVLLDAVRERLGRDAVRTGTVFEDFAQDGSGVRVRLRDRASGEVRTEPADVLVGADGLYSAVRARLYPDERAPLWNGIRMWRGVTEGEPFLTGRTLAVAGSNAAAKLVVYPISRRAERRGKALLNWVAEVRPADDRLDGDADWNRKGRLEDVLPHFADWKFDWLDVPAMLRASAQILEYPMVDREPLERWTFGRVTLLGDAAHPMYPVGSNGGSQAVLDARVLAHELAAAGPAAGPAAYERERREIVNSIVLACRDMPADRILHTVSRRAPKGFTAIEDVLEPEELTTITSAYRRTSFSDVDSLNSRPSYTTGR; this is encoded by the coding sequence ATGCGCGTACTCATCGTGGGGGCCGGGATCGGCGGGCTCACCACCGCGTTGAGCCTGCACGAGACGGGGATCGAGGCGCTCGTCGTCGACGCCGTCCGGGACCTGCGGCCGCTCGGCGTCGGCATCAACCTGCTGCCGCACGCCGTCCGCGAGCTGACCGAGCTCGGCCTGGGCGGCGAGCTCGCCGAGATCGGCATCCCCACCGCCGAGATGGTGCACTTCGACCGGTACGGCGGCCGGATCTGGGGCGAGCCGCGCGGCCGCGACCTCGGATACAACTGGCCGCAGTACTCCGTCCACCGCGGCGAGCTGCAGATGGTGCTGCTGGACGCCGTCCGGGAGCGGCTCGGGCGCGACGCCGTCCGCACCGGCACCGTGTTCGAGGACTTCGCGCAGGACGGCTCGGGCGTGCGGGTCCGGCTGCGCGACCGGGCGTCCGGCGAGGTCCGCACCGAGCCCGCCGACGTGCTCGTCGGCGCGGACGGGCTGTACTCGGCCGTCCGCGCCCGGCTGTACCCGGACGAGCGGGCGCCGCTGTGGAACGGCATCCGGATGTGGCGCGGCGTCACCGAGGGCGAGCCGTTCCTCACCGGCCGGACGCTGGCGGTCGCGGGCAGCAACGCGGCCGCCAAGCTCGTCGTCTACCCGATCTCCCGGCGCGCCGAGCGCCGCGGGAAGGCGCTGCTGAACTGGGTGGCGGAGGTCAGGCCGGCCGACGACCGGCTGGACGGCGACGCCGACTGGAACCGGAAGGGCCGGCTGGAGGACGTCCTCCCGCACTTCGCCGACTGGAAGTTCGACTGGCTGGACGTCCCGGCGATGCTGCGGGCCTCGGCGCAGATCCTCGAATACCCGATGGTCGACCGCGAGCCCCTCGAACGCTGGACGTTCGGCCGCGTCACCCTCCTCGGCGACGCCGCGCACCCGATGTACCCCGTCGGGTCGAACGGCGGCTCGCAGGCCGTCCTGGACGCCCGCGTCCTGGCGCACGAACTCGCCGCGGCGGGCCCCGCCGCGGGCCCGGCCGCGTACGAGCGCGAACGCCGCGAGATCGTCAACTCGATCGTCCTGGCCTGCCGGGACATGCCCGCCGACCGGATCCTGCACACGGTCAGCCGCCGCGCCCCGAAGGGGTTCACGGCGATCGAGGACGTGCTGGAACCGGAGGAGCTCACGACGATCACCAGCGCGTACCGGCGGACGTCGTTCTCCGACGTGGACTCGCTCAACTCGCGCCCGTCCTACACGACCGGGCGCTGA
- a CDS encoding ABC transporter permease codes for MNLRRIALGAAGGVGVLAVLEGVSRAGLLDRDALPPMTTVLTEAGRLAVDEDFLVDVGASLQAWAGGLALAVLVAVPLGVLLGSVPLLDTASRALVELLRPIPSVALIPLAIILFADPLQMKMSLVFYACLWPILINTLYALRDVDPLAKETLRSFGFGTPSVLWRVSLPSAAPFIVTGVRIAASVALVVVISTELFAGGWDGIGIYLSDTQSGGGRTDLLLAGAFWAGMLGLLANGLLIAIERIAFRWNTARVEGVS; via the coding sequence ATGAACCTTCGCCGAATCGCGCTCGGCGCGGCCGGCGGCGTCGGAGTGCTCGCGGTCCTGGAGGGCGTCAGCCGTGCCGGCCTCCTGGACCGCGACGCGCTGCCCCCGATGACGACCGTCCTGACCGAGGCGGGCAGGCTCGCCGTCGACGAGGACTTCCTCGTCGACGTCGGGGCCTCCCTGCAGGCATGGGCCGGCGGGCTCGCGCTCGCCGTGCTCGTGGCGGTCCCGCTGGGCGTGCTGCTCGGCTCGGTCCCGCTCCTCGACACCGCCTCGCGGGCCCTGGTCGAGCTGCTCCGCCCGATCCCGTCGGTCGCGCTCATCCCGCTCGCCATCATCCTGTTCGCCGATCCGCTGCAGATGAAGATGTCGCTCGTCTTCTACGCGTGCCTGTGGCCGATCCTCATCAACACCCTCTACGCGCTCCGCGACGTCGACCCCCTCGCCAAGGAGACCCTCCGCAGCTTCGGGTTCGGGACGCCGTCGGTGCTGTGGCGGGTGTCGCTGCCGAGCGCCGCGCCGTTCATCGTGACCGGCGTCCGGATCGCCGCGTCCGTCGCCCTCGTCGTCGTGATCAGCACCGAGCTGTTCGCGGGCGGCTGGGACGGCATCGGCATCTACCTCTCCGACACCCAGTCGGGCGGCGGCCGCACCGACCTGCTGCTCGCGGGCGCGTTCTGGGCGGGCATGCTCGGGCTGCTCGCCAACGGCCTGCTGATCGCGATCGAGCGGATCGCGTTCCGCTGGAACACCGCACGGGTGGAGGGGGTCTCGTGA
- a CDS encoding ABC transporter permease yields MRALKLGGALLSRVWLVAVAVVLWEVVTRAVNETYFPPPSEIVRTLKEIWFSGPASHLFLSDDALEDFSSSLKNLFVGWAAAGVVGVVIGAAIGRSRVLSDLFDPVLQFLRAVPPPTLLPFFILVFSIGDTMRIVTIAFGVIWPVLLNTSDGVRSVDALQLETARVFNVSRFRRMTTIILPAAAPKIFAGLRVALSFALILMVLSELLGSTVGIGTELLDAQRQFELPRMWAGIVMLGILGFLFNAVFMLLERRLLAWHTGAKRLAN; encoded by the coding sequence GTGAGAGCGCTGAAACTGGGCGGCGCCCTCCTCTCGCGGGTGTGGCTCGTCGCGGTCGCGGTCGTGCTGTGGGAGGTCGTCACCCGCGCGGTGAACGAGACCTACTTCCCGCCGCCGTCCGAGATCGTCCGGACGCTGAAGGAGATCTGGTTCTCCGGCCCGGCGTCGCACCTGTTCCTGTCGGACGACGCGCTGGAGGACTTCTCCAGCAGCCTGAAGAACCTGTTCGTCGGGTGGGCCGCCGCCGGCGTCGTCGGCGTGGTGATCGGCGCCGCCATCGGACGGTCCCGGGTCCTGTCCGACCTGTTCGACCCGGTGCTGCAGTTCCTGCGGGCGGTCCCGCCGCCCACGCTGCTGCCGTTCTTCATCCTGGTGTTCTCGATCGGCGACACCATGCGGATCGTGACGATCGCGTTCGGCGTGATCTGGCCGGTGCTGCTGAACACCTCCGACGGCGTCCGCTCCGTGGACGCCCTGCAGCTGGAGACCGCGCGGGTCTTCAACGTCTCCCGGTTCCGCCGGATGACGACGATCATTCTTCCGGCGGCCGCACCGAAGATCTTCGCCGGGCTCCGGGTGGCGCTGTCGTTCGCGCTGATCCTGATGGTGCTGTCGGAGCTGCTGGGCAGCACCGTCGGCATCGGAACCGAGCTGCTGGACGCGCAGCGCCAGTTCGAGCTGCCGCGGATGTGGGCCGGCATCGTCATGCTCGGCATCCTCGGGTTCCTGTTCAACGCCGTCTTCATGCTGCTGGAGCGGCGGCTGCTGGCCTGGCACACCGGCGCCAAGAGGCTCGCGAACTGA